A stretch of the Phycisphaerae bacterium genome encodes the following:
- a CDS encoding biotin/lipoyl-binding protein — MADSSLCWARARGKERVLFWAGVLLVVAGARPVCLADSVEAITKPSGDAALSFVRAGRVTQVLVKPGEAVGAGQVLVQLDDRAERAHLAQLKAQSESTHKLEMARAELIRKKEDLKRIEAAAKDNAASDLEVIYARVDLTIAELSLALAEFEHGQDKLKWEEAEILVGQMQLASLGDGIVEKILPEPGESVDELEAVVRVVVIDPLWIDVPVPLWRARGLRLSGVA, encoded by the coding sequence ATGGCGGATTCATCACTCTGCTGGGCGAGGGCAAGAGGCAAGGAGCGCGTCCTGTTTTGGGCGGGCGTTCTGCTGGTTGTGGCGGGCGCGAGGCCGGTGTGTCTTGCCGATTCGGTCGAGGCGATCACCAAGCCGAGCGGCGACGCGGCCCTCTCGTTCGTGCGGGCTGGGCGGGTAACTCAGGTGCTGGTCAAACCGGGCGAGGCGGTCGGGGCCGGTCAGGTTCTCGTCCAGTTGGACGATCGGGCCGAGCGTGCCCATCTGGCGCAACTGAAGGCGCAGTCGGAGAGTACGCACAAGCTGGAGATGGCGCGGGCTGAGCTGATCCGAAAGAAGGAGGATCTCAAGCGGATCGAGGCGGCGGCGAAGGACAACGCGGCTTCGGACCTGGAGGTCATCTACGCCCGGGTCGATCTGACGATCGCGGAGCTTTCGCTGGCGCTGGCTGAGTTCGAGCACGGCCAGGACAAACTCAAGTGGGAGGAGGCGGAGATTCTGGTCGGTCAGATGCAGTTGGCGAGTCTGGGCGACGGGATTGTCGAGAAGATCCTTCCCGAGCCGGGGGAGTCGGTGGATGAACTGGAGGCGGTGGTCCGGGTGGTGGTGATCGACCCGCTGTGGATCGACGTGCCGGTTCCGCTCTGGCGGGCGCGAGGCCTGAGGCTGTCCGGGGTTGCGC
- a CDS encoding DUF3147 domain-containing protein has protein sequence MGEFLMYFVIGGLVVSGTVMVGARGHGFLAAFVSQFPSMTVLTFFLIYQAGGKAPVISYAKGFLYTIPPWLMYVLAVVMLCNRIGIWWSLAIGVTLYVGLSFLFLYLKP, from the coding sequence ATGGGCGAATTTCTCATGTATTTTGTCATCGGCGGGCTGGTGGTCAGCGGCACGGTGATGGTGGGGGCGCGGGGGCACGGGTTTCTGGCGGCGTTCGTCAGCCAGTTTCCTTCGATGACCGTCCTGACTTTTTTTCTGATTTACCAGGCGGGCGGCAAGGCGCCGGTGATCAGCTACGCCAAGGGCTTTCTCTACACGATTCCGCCGTGGCTGATGTACGTGCTGGCGGTGGTGATGCTGTGCAATCGGATCGGAATCTGGTGGTCGCTGGCGATCGGCGTGACGCTGTACGTGGGGTTGAGTTTCCTTTTCCTGTATCTAAAGCCGTAG